Proteins encoded in a region of the Massilia sp. UMI-21 genome:
- a CDS encoding alpha/beta hydrolase, producing the protein MIPSRSEFLTVRGLRTHVRHWGREGAPKLFMQHGWMDVSASFQFVVDALQGDWHVIAFDWRGFGLSERSHSDTYWFPDYLADLEAVLDHYAPGEPINLLGHSMGGNIVSLYAGARPQRIAKLINLEGFGLPATRPSQAPGRFAKWLDELRAKPEMRGYASLEEVAARLQKTNPRLPAERAAFLAGHWSARDADGQWRILGDPAHKMTGPLLYHADEVLACWTQITAPVLWIEAEETEMWRWMGPKEQARAEIDRRREHLADVTARMMPEAGHMLHHDQPALLARMIEAFLTGAEVPGA; encoded by the coding sequence ATGATTCCGTCCCGTTCAGAATTCCTCACCGTACGCGGCCTGCGCACGCACGTGCGCCACTGGGGCCGCGAAGGCGCGCCCAAGCTCTTCATGCAGCACGGCTGGATGGATGTCTCGGCCTCGTTCCAGTTCGTGGTCGACGCCCTGCAGGGCGACTGGCACGTGATCGCCTTCGACTGGCGCGGTTTCGGGCTGAGCGAACGCTCGCATTCGGATACTTACTGGTTTCCCGACTACCTGGCCGACCTCGAGGCGGTGCTCGACCATTATGCGCCGGGTGAACCCATCAATCTGCTCGGCCACAGCATGGGCGGCAACATCGTCAGCCTGTATGCGGGCGCGCGCCCGCAGCGCATCGCCAAACTCATCAACCTGGAAGGCTTCGGCCTGCCGGCCACCCGGCCGTCGCAGGCGCCCGGCCGCTTCGCCAAGTGGCTCGACGAACTGCGCGCCAAGCCCGAGATGCGCGGCTACGCCAGCCTGGAAGAGGTGGCGGCCCGCCTGCAGAAGACCAATCCGCGCCTGCCGGCCGAGCGCGCCGCTTTCCTGGCCGGGCACTGGTCCGCCAGGGACGCGGACGGCCAGTGGCGCATCCTGGGCGACCCGGCGCACAAGATGACCGGTCCGCTGCTCTACCACGCCGACGAGGTACTGGCCTGCTGGACCCAGATCACGGCGCCGGTGCTGTGGATCGAAGCGGAAGAAACCGAGATGTGGCGCTGGATGGGCCCGAAGGAGCAGGCCCGGGCCGAAATCGACCGCCGGCGCGAGCACCTGGCCGATGTGACGGCGCGCATGATGCCGGAGGCAGGGCACATGCTGCACCATGACCAGCCTGCGCTGCTGGCGCGGATGATCGAGGCCTTCCTGACCGGCGCCGAAGTGCCGGGCGCTTGA
- a CDS encoding gamma carbonic anhydrase family protein, producing MAIYQLGEHAPEIDASSFVADSATLIGKVTLEANASVWYGATLRGDNERITIGENSNVQEGTVMHTDMGFPLTLGKNVTVGHQAMLHGCTVGDGSLIGIQAVILNGARIGKGCLVGAGALVTEGKEFPDGSLILGSPAKVVRTLTEEDMLRLQASAASYVARGQLFKAQLKKIG from the coding sequence ATGGCGATTTACCAGCTGGGCGAGCATGCGCCCGAGATCGACGCCTCGAGTTTCGTGGCCGATTCGGCAACCCTGATCGGCAAGGTCACGCTGGAGGCGAATGCCTCGGTGTGGTACGGCGCAACGCTGCGCGGCGACAACGAACGGATCACCATCGGCGAAAACAGCAACGTGCAAGAAGGCACGGTGATGCACACCGATATGGGCTTTCCCCTCACGCTGGGCAAGAACGTGACGGTCGGCCACCAGGCCATGCTGCATGGCTGCACGGTCGGCGACGGGTCGCTGATCGGCATCCAGGCCGTGATCCTCAATGGCGCCAGGATCGGCAAGGGCTGCCTGGTGGGCGCCGGCGCGCTGGTCACCGAAGGCAAGGAATTCCCGGACGGTTCGCTGATCCTCGGTTCGCCTGCCAAGGTGGTGCGCACCCTGACGGAAGAAGACATGCTGCGCCTGCAGGCCAGCGCCGCGAGCTACGTGGCGCGCGGCCAGCTGTTCAAGGCGCAGCTCAAGAAAATTGGATAA
- the hslO gene encoding Hsp33 family molecular chaperone HslO: MTTEVMTDTRDTLQKFIFDNAAVRGELIEISDTWREIQARHAYPKAVRAALGEMVAASALLSANLKFNGAIVMQIFGDGPVRLLVVECDAQLRIRATAKLAPDAELADDATLTQMFNAHGKGRFVITLDPVDKVPGQQPYQGVVPLIGEDMATVIENYMLRSEQMDTRLWLAADDRVSRGLLLQKLPRHSGKDDQQKQASEAEDLETWNRAVMLGQTLKREELLSTGIETLLKRLFWEETIRVFDPQHPQFHCSCTREKVGNMLKMLGQEEVDSALADLGELGINCDFCGKHYAFDKVDCAQLFASDTPVQTMMPPSGSIN; this comes from the coding sequence ATGACGACTGAAGTGATGACTGACACGCGCGACACCCTGCAAAAATTCATCTTCGACAACGCCGCCGTGCGCGGCGAGCTGATCGAGATTTCCGACACCTGGCGCGAGATCCAGGCCCGTCACGCCTACCCGAAGGCGGTGCGCGCCGCGCTCGGCGAAATGGTGGCGGCCAGCGCCCTGCTGTCGGCCAACCTGAAGTTCAACGGCGCCATCGTGATGCAGATCTTCGGCGACGGGCCGGTGCGCCTGCTGGTGGTCGAGTGCGACGCCCAGCTGCGCATCCGCGCCACCGCGAAACTGGCGCCGGACGCCGAGCTGGCCGACGACGCCACGCTCACCCAGATGTTCAACGCGCACGGCAAGGGCCGCTTCGTGATCACCCTCGACCCGGTCGACAAGGTGCCCGGCCAGCAGCCCTACCAGGGCGTGGTGCCGCTCATCGGCGAAGACATGGCGACCGTCATCGAGAACTACATGCTGCGTTCCGAGCAGATGGACACCCGCCTGTGGCTGGCGGCCGACGACCGGGTCTCGCGCGGCCTGCTGCTGCAGAAGCTGCCGCGTCACAGCGGCAAGGACGACCAGCAGAAACAGGCCTCCGAGGCCGAAGACCTGGAAACCTGGAACCGCGCCGTGATGCTGGGCCAGACCCTGAAGCGCGAGGAACTGCTCAGCACCGGCATCGAAACCCTGCTCAAGCGCCTGTTCTGGGAAGAGACGATCCGCGTGTTCGATCCGCAGCACCCGCAGTTCCACTGCAGCTGCACGCGCGAGAAGGTCGGCAACATGCTCAAGATGCTGGGGCAGGAAGAAGTCGACTCGGCGCTGGCCGACCTGGGCGAACTGGGTATCAACTGCGACTTCTGCGGCAAGCACTACGCCTTCGACAAGGTCGATTGCGCCCAGCTGTTCGCCAGCGACACCCCGGTGCAAACCATGATGCCGCCGAGCGGTTCCATCAACTGA
- a CDS encoding DNA starvation/stationary phase protection protein, with protein MHMDTGISNEDRAKIVESLSTVLADAYMLYLKTHNFHWNVTGPMFSTLHVMFEEQYTEQWNALDDIAERIRALGHFAPATSKRYAELSNIKEEPDVLSAKEMIRQLVEGNEILVRTMRAGVKVADDLDDFPTADMLTTRMEVHEKNAWMLRSFLEQGAGATQGDASSD; from the coding sequence ATGCACATGGATACCGGAATCAGCAACGAGGACCGCGCCAAGATCGTCGAATCGCTCTCGACCGTCCTGGCTGACGCCTACATGCTTTACCTGAAGACCCACAACTTCCACTGGAACGTCACCGGGCCGATGTTCTCGACCCTGCACGTGATGTTCGAAGAGCAGTACACCGAGCAATGGAATGCGCTGGACGACATCGCCGAGCGCATCCGCGCCCTGGGCCACTTCGCACCGGCGACCTCGAAGCGCTATGCGGAACTGTCGAACATCAAGGAAGAGCCGGACGTGCTGTCGGCCAAGGAAATGATCCGCCAGCTGGTCGAAGGCAACGAAATCCTGGTGCGCACCATGCGCGCGGGCGTGAAGGTGGCCGACGATCTGGACGACTTCCCGACCGCCGACATGCTCACCACCCGCATGGAGGTGCACGAGAAGAATGCCTGGATGCTGCGCTCCTTCCTGGAACAGGGCGCCGGCGCGACGCAGGGCGACGCGTCGTCGGACTGA
- a CDS encoding PAAR domain-containing protein, translated as MKRMSAVAMSSIDHEAASPAPAGRKLMARYPIATVGSHTLQGGKVVAADHERHADGFRIACVGDRVRYPDGSESIIVSGAGNASTFGDRPIALVGSHVENGDRIALSPQNMGEIVLFEGDAPIAGLLQPGYLPPQGSRDA; from the coding sequence ATGAAACGTATGTCCGCAGTTGCCATGTCGTCGATCGATCATGAAGCGGCAAGCCCTGCCCCGGCAGGCCGCAAGCTGATGGCCCGCTATCCGATCGCGACCGTCGGATCGCACACTCTACAAGGCGGCAAGGTCGTCGCGGCCGATCATGAACGGCACGCGGACGGCTTTCGCATCGCCTGCGTCGGCGACCGGGTGCGCTATCCCGACGGCAGCGAAAGCATCATCGTTTCGGGAGCGGGCAATGCGTCGACCTTCGGCGACCGGCCGATCGCGCTGGTCGGCAGCCACGTCGAAAATGGCGACCGTATCGCCCTGAGCCCGCAGAACATGGGCGAGATCGTCCTGTTCGAAGGCGACGCGCCGATTGCCGGCCTGCTCCAGCCGGGCTACCTGCCGCCACAGGGGAGTCGCGACGCCTGA
- the ftsB gene encoding cell division protein FtsB, which translates to MRLITIALTVLLLLIQYPLWLGKGGWLAVADMRDQVAQTRQKTDLLEARNAKLESEVIDLREGLGAVEERARYELGMIKQNEIFVQVLRKDEQPVVSMTVPPPPPPPKEKQGGH; encoded by the coding sequence ATGCGACTCATCACCATCGCGCTCACCGTCCTGCTGCTGCTGATCCAGTACCCGCTGTGGCTGGGCAAGGGCGGCTGGCTGGCCGTGGCCGACATGCGCGACCAGGTCGCGCAGACCCGCCAGAAGACCGACTTGCTGGAGGCGCGCAACGCCAAGCTCGAGTCGGAAGTGATCGACCTGCGCGAAGGCCTGGGCGCGGTCGAGGAGCGCGCCCGCTACGAGCTGGGCATGATCAAGCAGAACGAGATCTTCGTGCAGGTGCTGCGCAAGGACGAACAGCCGGTGGTCTCGATGACCGTGCCGCCGCCGCCGCCGCCGCCGAAGGAAAAGCAGGGCGGCCACTGA
- the eno gene encoding phosphopyruvate hydratase, with amino-acid sequence MSAIVDIIGREIIDSRGNPTVECDVLLESGVMGRAAVPSGASTGSREAIELRDGDPKRYFGKGVLQACENINTEISEAIMGLDANEQAFLDRTLIDLDGTENKGRLGANAMLAVSMAVAKAAAEEAGLPLYRYFGGSGAMQLPVPMMNVINGGAHADNNLDIQEFMIIPVGAPSFKEAVRWGAEVFHTLKKILHSKGLNTAVGDEGGFAPSVANHEEAIKLIMQAIEQAGYVAGQDIALGLDCAASEFHKDGKYVLEGEGGLQLSAQDFTNMLATWCDKYPIISIEDAMAEGDWEGWATLTAALGKKVQLVGDDLFVTNTKILKEGIQKGIANSILIKINQIGTLTETFAAIEMAKRAGYTAVISHRSGETEDSTIADIAVGLNALQIKTGSMSRSDRMAKYNQLLRIEEDLGDVASYPGRDAFYNLK; translated from the coding sequence ATGAGTGCTATCGTTGATATCATCGGCCGCGAAATCATTGATTCGCGCGGCAACCCGACCGTGGAATGCGACGTCCTGCTGGAATCGGGCGTGATGGGCCGCGCCGCCGTGCCCTCGGGCGCCTCGACCGGTTCGCGCGAAGCGATCGAACTGCGCGACGGCGACCCGAAGCGTTATTTCGGCAAGGGCGTGCTGCAGGCCTGCGAGAATATCAACACCGAGATCTCCGAAGCGATCATGGGCCTGGACGCCAATGAGCAGGCCTTCCTGGACCGCACCCTGATCGATCTCGACGGCACCGAAAACAAGGGTCGCCTGGGCGCCAACGCCATGCTGGCGGTCTCGATGGCGGTCGCCAAGGCGGCCGCCGAGGAAGCCGGCCTGCCGCTGTACCGCTACTTCGGCGGTTCGGGCGCGATGCAGCTGCCGGTCCCGATGATGAACGTCATCAACGGCGGCGCGCACGCGGACAACAACCTCGACATCCAGGAGTTCATGATCATCCCGGTCGGCGCGCCTTCGTTCAAGGAAGCGGTCCGCTGGGGCGCCGAGGTGTTCCACACCCTGAAGAAGATCCTGCACTCGAAGGGCCTGAACACCGCGGTCGGCGACGAAGGCGGTTTCGCTCCGTCGGTGGCCAACCACGAAGAAGCGATCAAGCTGATCATGCAGGCGATCGAGCAGGCCGGCTACGTGGCCGGCCAGGATATCGCGCTCGGCCTGGACTGCGCGGCCAGCGAATTCCACAAGGACGGCAAGTACGTGCTCGAAGGCGAAGGCGGCCTGCAACTGTCGGCGCAGGACTTCACCAACATGCTGGCCACCTGGTGCGACAAGTACCCGATCATCTCGATCGAGGACGCGATGGCCGAAGGCGACTGGGAAGGTTGGGCCACGCTCACCGCCGCGCTGGGCAAGAAGGTGCAGCTGGTCGGCGACGACCTGTTCGTCACCAACACCAAGATCCTGAAAGAGGGCATCCAGAAGGGTATCGCCAACTCGATTCTCATCAAGATCAACCAGATCGGCACCCTGACCGAGACCTTCGCCGCCATCGAGATGGCCAAGCGCGCCGGCTACACCGCCGTGATCTCGCACCGCTCGGGCGAAACCGAAGACTCGACCATCGCCGACATCGCGGTGGGCCTGAACGCCCTCCAGATCAAGACCGGCTCGATGTCGCGTTCGGACCGCATGGCCAAGTACAACCAGCTGCTGCGTATCGAGGAAGACCTGGGCGACGTCGCCTCCTACCCGGGCCGTGACGCGTTCTATAATCTGAAGTAA
- the kdsA gene encoding 3-deoxy-8-phosphooctulonate synthase, which yields MKLAGFDVGLEHPIFLIAGTCVIESRQMALDTAGTLKDITSSLGIPFIYKSSFDKANRSSGKTFRGPGIDKGLEILADVRKQIGVPVLTDVHDEEMIPQVASVVDVLQTPAFLCRQTDFINACARSGKPVNIKKGQFLAPGDMKNVIDKARAAAREAGLPEDNFMACERGVSFGYNNLVSDMRSLAIMRESNCPVVFDATHSVQLPGGQGTSSGGQREHVPVLSRAAVAAGIAGLFMETHPDPANAMSDGPNAVPLGRMKELLSTLVEIDRIVKKTGFLEADFK from the coding sequence ATGAAACTTGCCGGATTCGACGTCGGCCTCGAGCACCCGATTTTCCTGATCGCCGGTACCTGCGTGATCGAATCGCGCCAGATGGCGCTCGATACCGCCGGTACGCTGAAGGACATCACGAGCAGCCTGGGCATCCCCTTCATCTACAAGTCGTCCTTCGACAAGGCCAACCGCTCCTCCGGCAAGACCTTCCGCGGTCCCGGCATCGACAAGGGCCTGGAGATCCTGGCCGACGTGCGCAAGCAGATCGGCGTGCCGGTGCTCACCGACGTCCACGACGAAGAAATGATCCCGCAGGTGGCCAGCGTGGTCGACGTGCTGCAGACCCCCGCGTTCCTGTGCCGCCAGACCGACTTCATCAACGCCTGCGCGCGTTCGGGCAAGCCGGTCAACATCAAGAAGGGCCAGTTCCTGGCGCCTGGCGACATGAAGAACGTGATCGACAAGGCACGCGCCGCCGCCCGCGAAGCGGGCCTGCCGGAAGATAACTTCATGGCCTGCGAACGCGGCGTCTCGTTCGGCTACAACAACCTGGTCTCGGACATGCGGTCGCTGGCCATCATGCGCGAATCGAACTGCCCGGTGGTGTTCGACGCAACCCACTCGGTGCAGCTGCCGGGCGGCCAGGGCACCTCGTCCGGCGGCCAGCGCGAGCACGTGCCGGTGCTGTCGCGCGCGGCCGTGGCGGCCGGCATCGCCGGCCTGTTCATGGAGACCCACCCGGACCCGGCCAATGCGATGTCGGACGGCCCGAACGCGGTGCCGCTCGGCCGCATGAAGGAACTCCTGAGTACCCTGGTCGAGATCGACCGCATCGTCAAGAAGACCGGCTTCCTGGAAGCCGACTTCAAGTAA
- a CDS encoding CTP synthase produces the protein MTKFVFVTGGVVSSLGKGIAAASLAAILESRGLKVTMLKLDPYINVDPGTMSPTQHGEVFVTDDGAETDLDLGHYERFISTRMKKVNNFTTGQIYESVIRKERRGEYLGKTVQVIPHITNEIQDYIRRGAEGVDVALVEIGGTVGDIESLPFLEAARQLSLRSGRKGAAFVHLTLVPYIASAGELKTKPTQHSVQKLREIGISPNALLCRADRRIPDDERAKISLFANVEEQAVISVWDVDTIYKVPQVLHDQGLDDIILEALGLEAPKADLSMWSKLIHTLENPKHEITIGMVGKYVDLIESYKSLTEALRHAGIHTESRVNIEYLDSEEIESRGCEHLAKYDAILVPGGFGKRGVEGKIMAARYARENRIPYLGICLGMQVALIEYARHVAGLPNANSTEFDPETDQPVVALITEWQNHDGKVERRDTNSDLGGTMRLGAQTCAVNPGTLAADIYGNVVTERHRHRYEGNNFYLPKIEAAGLVVSARTPNEDLLEIMELPRSGDNAHPFYIGVQFHPEFKSTPRNGHPLFTAFIKAALAHQAANTNVAANNSPALQGDAA, from the coding sequence ATGACCAAATTCGTATTCGTCACTGGCGGCGTCGTCTCTTCCCTGGGCAAGGGAATCGCGGCCGCTTCCCTCGCCGCGATCCTCGAATCGCGCGGTCTCAAAGTCACCATGCTCAAGCTCGACCCGTACATCAACGTGGACCCGGGCACCATGAGCCCGACCCAGCACGGCGAAGTGTTCGTCACCGATGACGGCGCCGAGACCGACCTCGACCTGGGCCACTACGAGCGCTTCATCAGCACCCGCATGAAGAAGGTGAACAACTTCACCACCGGCCAGATCTACGAATCGGTGATCCGCAAGGAACGCCGCGGCGAGTACCTCGGCAAGACCGTGCAGGTGATCCCGCACATCACCAACGAGATCCAGGACTACATCCGCCGCGGCGCCGAAGGCGTCGACGTGGCGCTGGTCGAAATCGGCGGCACCGTGGGCGACATCGAGTCGCTGCCCTTCCTGGAAGCGGCGCGCCAGCTGTCGCTGCGCTCGGGCCGCAAGGGCGCGGCCTTCGTGCACCTGACCCTGGTGCCCTACATCGCCTCGGCCGGCGAGCTGAAAACCAAGCCGACCCAGCACTCGGTGCAGAAGTTGCGCGAGATCGGCATTTCGCCGAACGCGCTGCTGTGCCGCGCCGACCGCCGCATCCCGGACGACGAGCGCGCCAAGATCTCGCTGTTCGCCAACGTGGAAGAGCAGGCCGTGATCTCGGTGTGGGACGTGGACACCATCTACAAGGTGCCGCAGGTGCTGCACGACCAGGGCCTGGACGACATCATCCTCGAGGCGCTCGGCCTGGAAGCACCGAAGGCCGACCTGTCGATGTGGAGCAAGCTGATCCACACCCTGGAAAATCCGAAGCACGAAATCACGATCGGCATGGTGGGCAAGTACGTCGACCTGATCGAATCGTACAAGTCCCTCACCGAGGCGCTGCGCCACGCCGGCATCCACACCGAGAGCCGCGTCAACATCGAGTACCTCGACTCGGAAGAGATCGAAAGCCGTGGCTGCGAGCACCTGGCCAAGTACGACGCCATCCTGGTGCCGGGCGGCTTCGGCAAGCGCGGCGTGGAAGGCAAGATCATGGCTGCCCGCTACGCCCGCGAAAACAGGATCCCTTACCTGGGCATCTGCCTGGGCATGCAGGTGGCGCTGATCGAATACGCGCGCCACGTGGCCGGCCTGCCGAATGCGAACTCCACCGAGTTTGACCCGGAAACCGACCAGCCGGTGGTGGCGTTGATCACCGAATGGCAGAACCATGACGGCAAGGTCGAACGCCGCGACACGAATTCGGACCTGGGCGGCACCATGCGCCTGGGCGCGCAGACCTGCGCCGTGAACCCGGGCACGCTGGCCGCCGACATCTACGGCAACGTCGTGACCGAGCGCCACCGCCACCGCTACGAAGGCAACAACTTCTACCTGCCGAAGATCGAAGCGGCCGGGCTGGTGGTGTCGGCGCGCACCCCGAACGAAGACCTGCTCGAGATCATGGAACTGCCGCGCAGCGGCGACAATGCGCATCCGTTCTACATCGGCGTGCAGTTCCATCCGGAGTTCAAGTCGACCCCGCGCAACGGCCATCCGCTGTTCACGGCATTCATCAAGGCAGCGCTGGCGCACCAGGCGGCCAACACCAACGTGGCGGCGAACAATTCGCCGGCTTTGCAAGGAGACGCAGCATGA
- a CDS encoding DUF898 domain-containing protein, translating into MHTLTDPPAGLDADAVDRAPADAAHTLALRFSGDGREYFRIWVVNLLLTLATLGIYSAWAKVRRLQYFDRNTILAGASFDFHGDPRAILAGRLLSVVLLAAYHYAFGFSTSFGLVVIAGLLLLFPYLMRGALRFRLGNTSYRGLRLGFDGSVGQAYLAWMPPAFTFLMPGALLALYPEQPELAALPLPLYLLWPLMHARIRRFQHAHLLFGGQHSAYALKARRFYKPYLVAGLLGIGGVFGAGLVAGIGAWAAGGGKAMAFVPAVAAVIMVYVMYLLAGPYMVVRVANLAWSHTSFPGIRLRSTLPARAFMKLQTKNALLTVLTLGLYRPFAVVAVYRFRLAHLHIEVDGDIEAACAHVATRASAVGDSVADGFGIDLSW; encoded by the coding sequence ATGCATACACTGACCGATCCGCCGGCCGGGCTCGACGCCGATGCCGTCGACCGCGCCCCTGCCGACGCCGCGCATACCCTGGCGCTGCGCTTCAGCGGAGACGGCCGCGAATACTTCCGCATCTGGGTCGTCAACCTGCTGTTGACGCTGGCCACGCTGGGGATCTACTCGGCCTGGGCCAAGGTAAGGCGGCTGCAGTACTTCGACCGCAACACCATCCTGGCCGGCGCCAGCTTCGACTTCCACGGCGACCCACGCGCCATCCTGGCCGGGCGCCTGCTGTCGGTCGTGCTGCTGGCGGCCTACCATTATGCTTTCGGCTTCTCGACCAGCTTCGGATTGGTCGTGATCGCCGGGCTGCTGCTGCTGTTTCCCTACCTGATGCGCGGCGCCCTGCGCTTTCGCCTCGGCAACACCAGCTACCGCGGCCTGCGCCTGGGCTTCGACGGCTCGGTGGGCCAGGCCTACCTGGCCTGGATGCCGCCCGCCTTCACCTTCCTGATGCCCGGCGCGCTGCTGGCGCTGTATCCGGAGCAGCCGGAACTGGCCGCGCTGCCGCTGCCGCTCTACCTGCTCTGGCCACTGATGCACGCCCGGATCCGGCGCTTCCAGCATGCGCACCTGCTGTTCGGCGGCCAGCATTCGGCGTATGCGCTCAAGGCGCGCCGCTTCTACAAACCCTATCTCGTCGCCGGACTGCTGGGCATTGGCGGCGTGTTCGGCGCCGGCCTGGTGGCAGGCATCGGCGCCTGGGCCGCCGGCGGCGGCAAGGCCATGGCTTTCGTGCCCGCCGTCGCCGCGGTGATCATGGTGTACGTCATGTACCTGCTGGCCGGGCCCTATATGGTGGTGCGGGTCGCGAACCTGGCCTGGTCCCACACCAGCTTTCCCGGCATTCGCTTGCGCTCCACCCTGCCCGCGCGCGCCTTCATGAAGCTGCAGACCAAGAATGCGCTGCTCACCGTGCTCACGCTCGGCCTGTACCGCCCGTTCGCCGTCGTCGCCGTCTACCGCTTCCGGCTGGCGCACCTGCACATCGAGGTGGACGGCGACATCGAGGCCGCCTGCGCCCACGTGGCGACCCGCGCAAGCGCCGTCGGCGACAGCGTCGCCGACGGCTTCGGCATCGACCTTTCCTGGTAA
- a CDS encoding M48 family metallopeptidase, whose translation MSTAHYFDGRSARLHLVELATDDGSIHLTGTTSRSYSMASTRLAEPFRHAPAVLYFADGSHAEMQDPAMLAQLAAALGYRKPWVVRWQEHTAAALTALVLLVLLIASGWYWGIPAAAEHLASRVPPSADRALGENALALMQRQGLLKPSRLSDDRIAALEAILQRVQPASPRIGLRLRVQAAPQLGPNALAFPDGTIVLTDEMVRLVMGKDNDFDARAAAALAGVLAHEVGHIQQRHSARTLTRSSLTAALSATLFGDFSAVAAGLPAVLSNMAYSREMELAADDYAARTLRARDIPLAPLADLFDHLEEQDDKLPAFLRQTISYGSSHPDAGERSARLRDADGAASR comes from the coding sequence ATGAGCACCGCACACTATTTCGACGGCCGCAGCGCACGCCTGCATCTGGTCGAGCTGGCGACCGACGACGGCAGCATCCACCTGACCGGCACGACCAGCCGCAGCTATTCCATGGCCAGCACCCGCCTGGCCGAGCCCTTCCGGCACGCCCCGGCCGTGCTCTACTTCGCGGACGGCAGCCACGCCGAGATGCAGGACCCGGCCATGCTTGCGCAGCTCGCCGCCGCGCTCGGCTACCGCAAGCCCTGGGTGGTGCGCTGGCAGGAGCATACCGCCGCGGCACTGACGGCCCTGGTGCTGCTGGTGCTGCTGATCGCCTCCGGCTGGTACTGGGGCATCCCGGCCGCCGCCGAACATCTTGCCAGCCGGGTGCCGCCCTCGGCCGACCGGGCCCTTGGCGAGAATGCCCTGGCGCTGATGCAGCGCCAGGGCCTGCTCAAGCCATCGCGCCTGAGCGACGACCGGATCGCGGCGCTGGAGGCCATCCTGCAGCGGGTCCAGCCGGCCTCCCCGCGCATCGGGCTGCGCCTGCGCGTGCAGGCCGCGCCGCAGCTGGGGCCGAACGCGCTGGCCTTCCCCGACGGGACCATCGTCCTCACCGACGAGATGGTGCGCCTGGTGATGGGCAAGGACAACGATTTCGATGCCCGCGCCGCGGCGGCGCTGGCCGGCGTGCTGGCGCACGAGGTCGGCCACATACAGCAACGCCACAGTGCGCGCACCCTCACCCGCTCTTCATTGACGGCGGCGCTGTCGGCCACGCTGTTCGGCGACTTCAGCGCCGTCGCCGCCGGGCTGCCGGCCGTGCTGAGCAACATGGCGTATTCGCGCGAGATGGAGCTCGCCGCCGACGACTACGCCGCGCGCACGCTGCGCGCACGCGACATTCCCCTGGCGCCGCTGGCCGACCTGTTCGACCACCTCGAGGAGCAGGATGACAAGCTGCCGGCATTCCTGCGCCAGACGATCAGCTACGGCTCCAGCCATCCCGACGCCGGCGAGCGCAGCGCGCGCCTGCGCGACGCCGACGGCGCGGCGAGCCGGTAG